The following coding sequences lie in one Benincasa hispida cultivar B227 chromosome 6, ASM972705v1, whole genome shotgun sequence genomic window:
- the LOC120080270 gene encoding probable receptor-like serine/threonine-protein kinase At5g57670 isoform X2 yields MGFTSPVKILVGIPSDDIDESKKLLSWAITVLAHQHDCIVATHVLVSDDTKKRGSTNMTMKIQSQLRRAKAYVISILGEFANISQSKQVNLEARVGFNSSIGRGLTEEAKSISADLLVLRGARNKSNRTPSIARYCFENVPEKCTLVFLGKQEQLKQNLDSDSDSLPSKGEEKCEGDVFRAQKAENNRVPPLVVADDEVEASGDSISNTTTEDDSSTSGDCSTIGSPPPLISPFKSQSGDRRQRLSPCKLISSFIGSPFRKRNCSFSEKQSAQPLLRCFSYEEILNATNNFHPDNMVGQGGYSEVYKGELCDGKMIAVKRLTKDNKDGNKEKEFLMELGIIGHVFHPNTASLVGCCIENGLYLIFNFSQNGNLSSALHGKTSKILEWSVRYKIAVGIARGLHYLHECCKHRIIHRDIKASNVLLSPDYEPQITDFGLAKWLPNKWTHHAGTFGYLAPEYFMHGLVDEKTDVFAFGVLLLEIVTGRRPVDSSKQSLLLQSLLWSQARSGSWPTRGSNATMPRSCKESCWLLLAAFDSPRLSDRR; encoded by the exons ATGGGGTTCACGTCACCGGTTAAGATACTCGTCGGGATTCCTTCCGACGACATTGACGAGAGCAAGAAGCTTCTTTCTTGGGCAATCACAGTTCTAGCTCATCAACATGATTGCATTGTTGCTACTCATGTTCTTG TCAGCGACGATACAAAGAAGCGTGGATCGACAAACATGACAATGAAAATTCAATCGCAGCTTCGTCGAGCAAAAGCCTACGTCATATCGATTCTCGGAGAGTTCGCCAATATTAGCCAATCCAAGCAG GTAAATTTGGAAGCCAGAGTCGGTTTTAACTCGAGCATTGGCAGAGGTTTGACTGAAGAAGCGAAGTCGATTTCAGCCGACCTCCTCGTTCTTCGTGGTGCGAGAAACAAGTCAAACAG AACCCCCAGCATCGCAAGGTATTGTTTTGAGAATGTTCCTGAGAAATGTACTCTGGTCTTCTTGGGAAAGCAAGAACAGTTGAAGCAAAATTTGGATTCTGATTCTGATTCTCTTCCATCTAAAG GAGAAGAAAAATGCGAGGGAGATGTTTTCAGAGCTCAAAAGGCAGAGAACAATAGGGTTCCGCCACTCGTGGTGGCAGACGATGAGGTCGAAGCTTCCGGTGACTCCATTTCAAACACCACCACGGAGGACGACTCCTCCACGTCAGGCGACTGCAGCACCATCGGCTCTCCTCCGCCACTCATTTCCCCTTTCAAATCCCAATCCGGTGACCGACGACAGCGACTGTCGCCATGTAAATTGATATCATCGTTTATTGGGTCGCCTTTTCGGAAGAGAAATTGTAGCTTTTCTGAGAAGCAATCGGCTCAGCCTCTGTTGAGATGTTTCAGCTATGAGGAGATTTTGAATGCTACAAATAATTTCCATCCAG ATAACATGGTAGGGCAAGGGGGGTATTCAGAAGTTTACAAAGGAGAACTATGTGATGGAAAGATGATTGCTGTGAAGAGACTAACAAAAGACAACAAAGATGGTAACAAGGAGAAGGAATTTCTTATGGAACTTGGAATAATTGGTCATGTCTTTCATCCAAACACAGCTTCTTTGGTTGGTTGTTGCATTGAAAATGGCCTTTATCTCATCTTCAACTTCTCTCAAAATGGAAACCTTTCTTCTGCATTGCATG GGAAAACAAGCAAAATTTTGGAATGGTCAGTGAGATACAAGATTGCTGTGGGAATTGCAAGAGGTTTGCACTATCTTCATGAATGTTGCAAACATCGCATAATCCATAGAGATATCAAAGCGTCTAATGTTCTTCTTAGCCCTGATTATGAACCCCAg ATAACAGACTTTGGGCTAGCAAAATGGCTTCCAAACAAATGGACACACCATGCAGGCACATTTGGGTACTTAGCACCAGAATATTTCATGCATGGTTTAGTTGATGAAAAAACTGATGTTTTTGCATTTGGAGTTCTTCTTTTGGAGATTGTCACTGGTAGAAGGCCTGTTGATTCATCCAAACAAAGCCTTCTCTT GCAAAGCCTCTTATGGAGTCAGGCGAGATCGGGCAGCTGGCCGACCCGAGGCTCAAATGCTACGATGCCAAGGAGTTGCAAAGAGTCGTGTTGGCTGCTTCTTGCTGCGTTCGACAGTCCTCGGTTGAGCGACCGTCGATGA
- the LOC120080270 gene encoding probable receptor-like serine/threonine-protein kinase At5g57670 isoform X1 codes for MGFTSPVKILVGIPSDDIDESKKLLSWAITVLAHQHDCIVATHVLVSDDTKKRGSTNMTMKIQSQLRRAKAYVISILGEFANISQSKQVNLEARVGFNSSIGRGLTEEAKSISADLLVLRGARNKSNRTPSIARYCFENVPEKCTLVFLGKQEQLKQNLDSDSDSLPSKGEEKCEGDVFRAQKAENNRVPPLVVADDEVEASGDSISNTTTEDDSSTSGDCSTIGSPPPLISPFKSQSGDRRQRLSPCKLISSFIGSPFRKRNCSFSEKQSAQPLLRCFSYEEILNATNNFHPDNMVGQGGYSEVYKGELCDGKMIAVKRLTKDNKDGNKEKEFLMELGIIGHVFHPNTASLVGCCIENGLYLIFNFSQNGNLSSALHGKTSKILEWSVRYKIAVGIARGLHYLHECCKHRIIHRDIKASNVLLSPDYEPQITDFGLAKWLPNKWTHHAGTFGYLAPEYFMHGLVDEKTDVFAFGVLLLEIVTGRRPVDSSKQSLLLWAKPLMESGEIGQLADPRLKCYDAKELQRVVLAASCCVRQSSVERPSMSEVLDVLNKGHDSEIAKSLRAPKFTSDDDNELDDYSMIFGYEVPIDILLEDYL; via the exons ATGGGGTTCACGTCACCGGTTAAGATACTCGTCGGGATTCCTTCCGACGACATTGACGAGAGCAAGAAGCTTCTTTCTTGGGCAATCACAGTTCTAGCTCATCAACATGATTGCATTGTTGCTACTCATGTTCTTG TCAGCGACGATACAAAGAAGCGTGGATCGACAAACATGACAATGAAAATTCAATCGCAGCTTCGTCGAGCAAAAGCCTACGTCATATCGATTCTCGGAGAGTTCGCCAATATTAGCCAATCCAAGCAG GTAAATTTGGAAGCCAGAGTCGGTTTTAACTCGAGCATTGGCAGAGGTTTGACTGAAGAAGCGAAGTCGATTTCAGCCGACCTCCTCGTTCTTCGTGGTGCGAGAAACAAGTCAAACAG AACCCCCAGCATCGCAAGGTATTGTTTTGAGAATGTTCCTGAGAAATGTACTCTGGTCTTCTTGGGAAAGCAAGAACAGTTGAAGCAAAATTTGGATTCTGATTCTGATTCTCTTCCATCTAAAG GAGAAGAAAAATGCGAGGGAGATGTTTTCAGAGCTCAAAAGGCAGAGAACAATAGGGTTCCGCCACTCGTGGTGGCAGACGATGAGGTCGAAGCTTCCGGTGACTCCATTTCAAACACCACCACGGAGGACGACTCCTCCACGTCAGGCGACTGCAGCACCATCGGCTCTCCTCCGCCACTCATTTCCCCTTTCAAATCCCAATCCGGTGACCGACGACAGCGACTGTCGCCATGTAAATTGATATCATCGTTTATTGGGTCGCCTTTTCGGAAGAGAAATTGTAGCTTTTCTGAGAAGCAATCGGCTCAGCCTCTGTTGAGATGTTTCAGCTATGAGGAGATTTTGAATGCTACAAATAATTTCCATCCAG ATAACATGGTAGGGCAAGGGGGGTATTCAGAAGTTTACAAAGGAGAACTATGTGATGGAAAGATGATTGCTGTGAAGAGACTAACAAAAGACAACAAAGATGGTAACAAGGAGAAGGAATTTCTTATGGAACTTGGAATAATTGGTCATGTCTTTCATCCAAACACAGCTTCTTTGGTTGGTTGTTGCATTGAAAATGGCCTTTATCTCATCTTCAACTTCTCTCAAAATGGAAACCTTTCTTCTGCATTGCATG GGAAAACAAGCAAAATTTTGGAATGGTCAGTGAGATACAAGATTGCTGTGGGAATTGCAAGAGGTTTGCACTATCTTCATGAATGTTGCAAACATCGCATAATCCATAGAGATATCAAAGCGTCTAATGTTCTTCTTAGCCCTGATTATGAACCCCAg ATAACAGACTTTGGGCTAGCAAAATGGCTTCCAAACAAATGGACACACCATGCAGGCACATTTGGGTACTTAGCACCAGAATATTTCATGCATGGTTTAGTTGATGAAAAAACTGATGTTTTTGCATTTGGAGTTCTTCTTTTGGAGATTGTCACTGGTAGAAGGCCTGTTGATTCATCCAAACAAAGCCTTCTCTTGTgg GCAAAGCCTCTTATGGAGTCAGGCGAGATCGGGCAGCTGGCCGACCCGAGGCTCAAATGCTACGATGCCAAGGAGTTGCAAAGAGTCGTGTTGGCTGCTTCTTGCTGCGTTCGACAGTCCTCGGTTGAGCGACCGTCGATGAGCGAG GTATTGGATGTGCTAAATAAAGGCCATGATTCAGAGATTGCAAAGAGCTTGAGAGCCCCAAAGTTCACCTCTGATGATGATAATGAACTGGATGATTATTCCATGATATTTGGATATGAAGTTCCAATAGACATACTTCTTGAGGATTATTTATGa